A DNA window from Ranitomeya imitator isolate aRanImi1 chromosome 2, aRanImi1.pri, whole genome shotgun sequence contains the following coding sequences:
- the LOC138662997 gene encoding oocyte zinc finger protein XlCOF22-like isoform X1: protein MWWSAALQVEVSTISDPLSEDLLQKNIFLIYPSKMDMDRDKMAERILHFTLEILFRLTGEDYTVVKKTSSDRCQDPVSEGCGRLLSPITGPPPHPLIHEDINDQKILELIYKMIELLTGEVPIRCQDVAVYFSMEEWEYLEGHRDLYKNVIMEVPQPLTSPDLSRKRTTPERCPRPLLPQDCNQEDPNAPQDHQGEDLTHINTTETYVRGNEWCKEEIPTYDYPADDCTRRSEGQPTSSIFKSDDLEILQDTTEMNVITPDISSSIHSKVLSSDPMKQVPSSNSLLTTKENQSYKRGIKKQTAPKANKSFSCSECGKCFKCKSDLVRHHRTHTGQKPFSCSECGKCFSQKENLISHHRTHTGEKPFSCSECGKSFTNKWNRDEHQRTHTGEKPFSCSECGKCFTNKRSHDEHQRIHTGEKPFSCSECGKCFTNKRSRNEHQRTHTGEKPFCCSECGKCFNKQVNLVKHQRTHTGEKPFSCSECGKCFNRSHLGRHHRTYTAEKSFSCSECGKCFNQKSDLVRHHRTHTGEKPFPVQNVGNVLTPLPPRGK, encoded by the exons ATgtggtggagtgcggctctgcaggtggag gtctctacaatatcggatcctctcagtgaagatcttctacaaaagaacattttcctgatttacccatcaaagatggatatggacagagacaagatggcggagaggatattacatttcaccctagagatcctcttccggcttactggagag gattacacagtggtgaagaagacctctagtgatcgctgtcaggaccctgtgtctgagggatgtggaaGACTCTTGAGCCCAATCACAggacctccacctcaccccctgatccatgaggacatcaatgaccagaagatcctagaactcatctacaagatgattgagctgctgactggagag gttcctataaggtgtcaggatgtcgctgtctatttctccatggaggagtgggagtatttagaaggacacagagatctgtacaagaacgtcataatggaggttccccagcccctcacatctccag ATCTATcccgtaagaggacaacaccagagagatgtccccgtcctcttcttccacaggactgtaaccaagaagatcccaatgctcctcaggatcatcag ggtgaagatctgacccatattaatactacagagacatatgtgagggggaatgagtggtgtaaagaggagattcccacatatgactacccag cagatgactgtactagaagatcagagggacagccgacatcttcaatttttaaatctgatgatcttgaaatcctacaagatacaactgaaatgaatgtcattactccagatatatcatcatccattcacagcaaagttctgtcatctgatcctatgaaacaggtcccatcttctaattcattactgactactaaggaaaatcaaagttacaaaagaggcattaaaaaacaaactgctcctaaagcaaataagtcattttcctgttcagaatgtgggaaatgttttaaatgcaaATCAGATTTGGTtcgtcaccatagaactcacacagggcagaagcctttttcatgttcagaatgtgggaaatgttttagccagaaagagAATCTTATtagtcaccatagaactcacacaggggagaagcctttttcctgttcagaatgtgggaaaagttttaccaACAAATGGAATCGTGatgaacaccaaagaactcacacaggagagaagcctttttcatgttcagaatgtgggaaatgttttaccaacaaAAGGAGTCATGATGaacaccaaagaattcacacaggagagaagcctttttcatgttcagaatgtgggaaatgttttaccaacaaAAGGAGTCGTAatgaacaccaaagaactcacacaggagagaagcctttttgctgttcagaatgtgggaaatgttttaacaagcaagtgaatcttgttaaacaccaaagaactcacacaggagagaagcctttttcatgttcagaatgtggtaaatgttttaacaGATCACATCTTGGTAGACACCATAGAACTTACACAGCGGagaagtctttttcatgttcagaatgtgggaaatgttttaaccagaaatcagatttggttcgtcaccatagaactcacacaggagagaagccttttcctgttcagaatgtgggaaatgttttaacccctttacccccaaggggtaaatga
- the LOC138662997 gene encoding oocyte zinc finger protein XlCOF22-like isoform X2 has translation MWWSAALQVEVSTISDPLSEDLLQKNIFLIYPSKMDMDRDKMAERILHFTLEILFRLTGEDYTVVKKTSSDRCQDPVSEGCGRLLSPITGPPPHPLIHEDINDQKILELIYKMIELLTGEVPIRCQDVAVYFSMEEWEYLEGHRDLYKNVIMEVPQPLTSPDLSRKRTTPERCPRPLLPQDCNQEDPNAPQDHQGEDLTHINTTETYVRGNEWCKEEIPTYDYPDDCTRRSEGQPTSSIFKSDDLEILQDTTEMNVITPDISSSIHSKVLSSDPMKQVPSSNSLLTTKENQSYKRGIKKQTAPKANKSFSCSECGKCFKCKSDLVRHHRTHTGQKPFSCSECGKCFSQKENLISHHRTHTGEKPFSCSECGKSFTNKWNRDEHQRTHTGEKPFSCSECGKCFTNKRSHDEHQRIHTGEKPFSCSECGKCFTNKRSRNEHQRTHTGEKPFCCSECGKCFNKQVNLVKHQRTHTGEKPFSCSECGKCFNRSHLGRHHRTYTAEKSFSCSECGKCFNQKSDLVRHHRTHTGEKPFPVQNVGNVLTPLPPRGK, from the exons ATgtggtggagtgcggctctgcaggtggag gtctctacaatatcggatcctctcagtgaagatcttctacaaaagaacattttcctgatttacccatcaaagatggatatggacagagacaagatggcggagaggatattacatttcaccctagagatcctcttccggcttactggagag gattacacagtggtgaagaagacctctagtgatcgctgtcaggaccctgtgtctgagggatgtggaaGACTCTTGAGCCCAATCACAggacctccacctcaccccctgatccatgaggacatcaatgaccagaagatcctagaactcatctacaagatgattgagctgctgactggagag gttcctataaggtgtcaggatgtcgctgtctatttctccatggaggagtgggagtatttagaaggacacagagatctgtacaagaacgtcataatggaggttccccagcccctcacatctccag ATCTATcccgtaagaggacaacaccagagagatgtccccgtcctcttcttccacaggactgtaaccaagaagatcccaatgctcctcaggatcatcag ggtgaagatctgacccatattaatactacagagacatatgtgagggggaatgagtggtgtaaagaggagattcccacatatgactacccag atgactgtactagaagatcagagggacagccgacatcttcaatttttaaatctgatgatcttgaaatcctacaagatacaactgaaatgaatgtcattactccagatatatcatcatccattcacagcaaagttctgtcatctgatcctatgaaacaggtcccatcttctaattcattactgactactaaggaaaatcaaagttacaaaagaggcattaaaaaacaaactgctcctaaagcaaataagtcattttcctgttcagaatgtgggaaatgttttaaatgcaaATCAGATTTGGTtcgtcaccatagaactcacacagggcagaagcctttttcatgttcagaatgtgggaaatgttttagccagaaagagAATCTTATtagtcaccatagaactcacacaggggagaagcctttttcctgttcagaatgtgggaaaagttttaccaACAAATGGAATCGTGatgaacaccaaagaactcacacaggagagaagcctttttcatgttcagaatgtgggaaatgttttaccaacaaAAGGAGTCATGATGaacaccaaagaattcacacaggagagaagcctttttcatgttcagaatgtgggaaatgttttaccaacaaAAGGAGTCGTAatgaacaccaaagaactcacacaggagagaagcctttttgctgttcagaatgtgggaaatgttttaacaagcaagtgaatcttgttaaacaccaaagaactcacacaggagagaagcctttttcatgttcagaatgtggtaaatgttttaacaGATCACATCTTGGTAGACACCATAGAACTTACACAGCGGagaagtctttttcatgttcagaatgtgggaaatgttttaaccagaaatcagatttggttcgtcaccatagaactcacacaggagagaagccttttcctgttcagaatgtgggaaatgttttaacccctttacccccaaggggtaaatga